In Desulfoferula mesophila, the genomic window TCCCTCGTCCTCGGTGGCGGCCAACACCTCCACCCGGTTGCAGGTACTGACCATCAAGGCCTCGCGCACCAGGGGCAAGTCCACGATGCGCCCCAGCTCCTGGGGCACCGTCTCCGGCGGGGGCGCCAGACACTCGCGCACCTCGAGCGGCGCGGTCTTGTGGCTCAGGCCGATCAAGTGCAGCTTCACGGGCGGGGTCCTCCCAGGTCGGCCATGGAGCTGAAACTGTGGTAGCCGGGCATCAACAGGCCCGCGCCCAGGAAGGTGACCACCAGGGCCGCGAAGGCGGCCACCGACAGCCAGGCCCCCCGGCGGCCCCGCCAGCCCTGCACCAGGCGGGTGTGCAAGAGCGCGGCGTAGAGCAGCCAGGTGATCAGGGCCCACACCTCCTTGGGGTCCCAGCGCCAGTAGGAGCCCAGGGCCATCTGGGCGTAGACCGCCCCGGAGATGAGCCCGATGGTCATGAGCAGAAAACCGGCCAGCAGGCTGGACTGGCTGAGCGAATCCAGGCGGCTCAGGCTGGGCAGGCGCTTGAACACCGGGCCCATGGTCTTGGCCCTCAGCGCCCTGTCCTGAGCCAGGTAGAGCACCCCGCCCAGGCAGGTGAGGGCCAATAGGCCGTAACCGGCCATGATGCTTACCACGTGCACGATGACCCAGGCGCTCTTGAAGGCGGCGGTCTTGACCACCGGCACCGCCGGCAACACCGAGGCGGCCAGCATGAGCAGCACGCAGATGGGCCCCACCAGGGCGCCCAGGATCTTCACCTCCAGGCTGAGGTTCACCACCAGCACCGCGCCCATGAGGGCCCAGGAGAACACGTCCAGGGACTGGCGCAGGCTGGTGGCGGGCAACACCCCGCCCTCCACCCAGGCGGCGGCCAGGGCCAGGGTGTGCAGGCCGAAGCCCACCCACAACAGGGCCAGGCCCATGCGGTAGAGCCCCTGGCGCTGGCGGATAAGAAAGCCCAGGGAGATGAGCGAACCCACCACGTAGGCAATCAGGGTTATCCAATGCAGGGTGGTGCTCATGCCCCCTCCCTCTCCCGGGCGGCGTCTCGGCCCAGGCTTTGGCCCAACTCTTTCAGCGTGAAGCCCGGCCCCAGCACCGCGCGCATCACCTCGTCCACTCCGGCGGCGTCGCCCGCCCGCACCCGCTCCATCAGCTGTGAGTCCACCAATTGGTAGAACAGGGGCCGATTCTCGGCCGCCGGGCGTCCCTGGGCGGTGAGCTTTTGGCGCGCCGCCCTAAGGATGGCCAGATAGTCGGCCCACTCGGGGCCGAACTGGGCCTGCAAGCCCTGGCGCAGGCGGCGGGCCGCCGCCGGGCTGGCCCCGCCGGTGCTCACCGCCAGGGTGAGCTCGCCCCGGCGCACCACCGCGGGCACGATGAAGGAGCACATGGGCGGCACGTCCACCACGTTGACGAACACCCTCGCCGCCTCGGCGGCCACGGCCACCGACCGGTTGAGATCTTCGTCGTCGGTGGCCGAGATCACCAGCCAGGCCCCCTCTACGTCCCCCGGCTCAAACCCGCGCTCTATCAGCTCCACACCCTCAAGCCCGGCCAGCTCGCGGGCCTCTTGGCACAACGCCGGGGTCACCAGGCGCACCCGCGCCCCGGCCTCCAAGAGCGAGGCCAGCTTGCGCGCGGCCACCCGGCCGCCGCCCACCAGCAAAACCAGGCGGCCGCTCAGATCCAACAGGGCGGGATAAAAGGGCAAGGGCTTCTCCAATGCGGGTTCTGGGCAAGCATAACATCCGGCGGGCCGGGGGAAAAGGCGCGGGCGGCAATCAGGGGCCGGACAAGCGAAAGGGGCCTCCCCGCGGGAAGGCCCCCAAATTGGCTTGGCCGCTGCGCTCCTAGAGGGCGGCCTGGATGATCTTTATCGCCCGGTCCAGGTCGTAGCCCAGGGCGCCGTGGTTGATCACCAGCTTGTAGGCGGTGGCGTCGTCCCAGGAGCGCTTGAAAAAGTGTTTCACGTAGCTGGCGGAGATGCCGTCCTGGCGGCGGCACTCGGCCTCGGCCTGCTCCGGGGAGAGGTTTTCGCGCTTGGCCAGGCGCGCGGCCCGCGCGGCCGGGGGGGCCACCACCCGGAAATGGTGCGCCCCGGGGTCGTCGGCCAGGATGTACTGGCCGCCCCAGCCCACGATGATCGCGTCGCCCTGCGCGGCCACTCCCTTGACGAACTCGCTCACCGCCGCGTAGTAGCGCTCATCGTCCAAGGCGGCCTCGGGCTTTTGGGCTATGCGCCGCACGGTGTGCAAAAACACCTCGTCCACCAGCTTGAACAGGTTGTTCTCCTGCCCCCGGTGCATGAGCTCCACTTCGCCTTCGCTCATGTCCAGCTTTTTGGCCAGCTCGGCCAAGACCTCGCGGCCGACCAGGCGAAGGCCAAGCTCACCGGCCAAGCGGCGGGCCAACTCGCGCCCGCCGGCGGCGAATTCCTTGCTGACGGTGATTATGGCCATGCGATTTTTACAAGGCTCCGCTTCGGGCGGTCAGGGCACCGGAGGTGAACTTATCCAGGAAGCTATCTTGGTCCTGCTTGCCCACGGCCTCCTTGAGCTTGCTCTCGGCCAGCTCGGCGGCCAACTCCACGATCTCGTGGGCCAGCTCCCGACGGGCGTGGTGCAGGGCCATATCGGCCTGCAACCCGGCCCGCTCCATGATCATCTCCGAGGCCTCGCGGGCCTCTTCGATCATGCGCTGGCGGTCGCGCTCGGCCAGCTGGCCCAAGGACTCTTCGTAGCCGGCCAGCTCTTGGGCCATCGTGGCGGTCTTTTCCTGGATGAGCTTAAGCTGGGCCTCGGCCTCGGCCTTGGCCTGGTTCACCTCTTCCAGCTCAGCGGCCACCTTGGCCCTGGAGCCGGCGAAGAACTCCTTCAGAGGCTTCTTGGCCATCTTGTAGATCAAGAAGGCCAGCACCAGGAAGTTGACGATCTTCCAGCCCCAGTCCCACCAGACTTTCCAGGTGGGCACCACGTGGTGCTTGGCGGCCAGGGCCGGCTCGGCCCAACCCAGCAACAGCGCCAGTGCCACCAGAGCCAGGGCTGTCATCAGATGCAAGGCTTTCACGCGACCTCCCTACCCAGGATGCGGCCGGCCATCTGCTTGGCCACGCCTTCGGCCTGGGCCCGAATCTCGCCGCGGGCCTGTTCCATTTCCTTGTGGATGTTGGCCACCATCTGGTCGGTCTGGTCTTTGGCCTTGGCTTGGGCCTGGTCGATTACCTGGCGCGCCTCGCCCTCGGTCTTGCGGCGCACCTCATCCAGCCGTTCCCGCACCTTCAGGCGGCCCTCGTCCAACTGGCGTTTGTAATCGGCCTTGGTATCGGCCGCCTGCGCGCGCAGGGACACGGCCTCGGCCAGCCCGCCTTTCAAGGTGGCCGTCCGCTCGGCGACCATCTTGCTGATGGGCTTATACATCAACCTGTTGAGGATGAAGATAAGCACCAACAGGTTGATGATCTGCACCAGCAGCGTTGCGTTGATGCTGATCATGGGCCCGACCTCCGGCCTAGACCACGAAGATCAAGAGCAGCGCCACCACCAGGGAGTAGATGCCGGTGGACTCGGAGACCGCCTGGCCCACCAACATGGTGCGGGTCAACAGGCCCGCTTCCTTGGGGTTGCGGCCGATGGCCTCGCATGCTTTACCCGCGGCGAAACCCTCGCCCACGCCGGGGCCGATGGCGCCCAGGCCCATGGCGATACCTGCGCCCATCAGAGCGGCCGCCCTCACCAGATCCGCGCCTTCAATGGCCATTTCCTAATTCCTCCCGTGATGAACATGTCCTCGGGGCCCCATTAGCGAGGCCCGGTGGTCTTAAATTACGAACAACAGCAACAGCGATACGATGAGCGAATAGATACCCGTGGACTCGCTCACCGCCTGACCGACCAGCATGACCCTGGTCAGCAGCACGCCGACTTCCTCGTAGTTGCGGGCGATGCGGTTGACCGTGTAGGCCGCGGCCAAACCTTCGCCCACTCCGGGGCCTATGCCGCCGAAGCCCATGCAGATGCCCGCCGACAGGGGGGCCACCCAGGCCACCATGGTATCGGACGCCTCCCTGGGGATGAACAACAGGATGAGGCTGACCAGGAAGCCGTAAATGACCGTGGACTGAGCCACGGTCTGGCCTATGAGCATGGTGGTGGTCACCGGTCCAGAGGCCTCGGGTACGCGGGCGATACCCGCGGAAGCCTCCTGGGCGGTAAAGCCGTTACCGATGCCCGGGCCGATCGCGCTTAGACCGGTGGACAGGCCCGCGCCCAAAAGGGCGGCCCAGGTGGGCCATGCGGGAACCCCGTTCCAGTCCACGAACATGAGCATGAAGGCCACGACCATGCCGAAGATGGCCGGGGTCTGGCTCACCGCGCTGCCGATGAGCATGTTGGTGCGAATGGTGGTGGCCGCCGCGGGCTGACGGGCCATGCCGGCGGTGGCGCTGCCGGCGGGCATGCCCGAGCCCACGCCCGAGCCGATGGCCGCCAGGCCCACCGAGAGACCCGCGCCCAACACCGCGGCCCAGCCGGGCCACAGGGGCTGGGTGGACCAGTCGATGAACATGAGCATGAAGGCCACGACCATGCCGAAGATGGCCGGGGTCTGGCTCACCGCGCTGCCGATAAGCATGTTGGTGGTCAACGCGCCCTGGGTGGGCGGGTTGTCGGCGATGCCCACGCAGGCCTCGGCCGCCGGGAAGCCGCCGCCGGCCCCGGAGCCAATGGCGCTCAGGCCCATGGCCAGCCCGGAGGCCAGCAGGGACCAGGCCTCGATCATGGGCGCTTCGGAGCAGTCCATGAAGGCCAGGAGCATGGCGATGACCAGGGCGAAGATGCCCGCGCTCTCGGCCACGGCCTGGCCGATGAGCATGTTCTTCAGGATAGGGCCGCTCATGGCCGGGTTCTTGCCGATGGCCCGGGAGGCGTTGCCCGCCGCGTAGCCCTCGCCCAGGGCCGCACCGATGGCCCCGAATCCCACCGAGAATCCGGCCCCCAAGAAGGCCGCGGCCTGTACCCAAGTTTCCGTGCTAAAGGGCATTAAGCGATTCCTACTTGGTTTGAACCGAGATATAGACCAGGGTCAACATGGTGAACACGAAGGCCTGGATGGTCCCCACGAACAGCCCGAAAAAGGCGTTCAAGGCCGGCGGCAGCACCAGGCTGTAGACCAGGTCGCTCACCACCAGGATGATGATGGACCCGCCCATGATGTTGCCGTAGAGACGGAAGGAGATGGAGACCACCTTGGAAAGCTCGCCGATGATGTTCAGGGGCGCCATGAAGAACATGGGCTGGATGTACTCGTTGAGGTAGGCCTTGATCCCCTTGGTCTTTATGCCGGCGTAGTGGGAGATTATAAAACCCAAAAGCCCGTACGCCAGCGGCGTGTTGAGGTCTTTGGTGGGCTCGCTGAGACCCGGGATGACCCCCAACATGTTGCTGAGCCAGATGAACAGGAAGATGGTGATGATCATGGGGAAGTATTTGCGGTTGTGCTCGTCCAGGGCGTCGGCCACCAGGCCCTGGAAGGCGTTGACCATCACCTCGCCCAAGGTCTGCCAGGAGCCCGGCAGAAACGACAGCTTGCGGGTGGCCATGAAGCCGAAAGCCACCAGCACGGCCATCACGATCCAGGACATGATGAGGGTCTCGGCGTTGAACTCCAGGCGCATGCCGCCCAGATTCAGATACCAGTGGGGTATGTGGGTCAGCTCGTTCACGGCGCTACCTGCTCTCCGAGGTAATACCCAGCAAACGGCCGCCCAGGAGGCGGTCGCTCAACAAGGTGAACTGAACCGTAAAAAGGCCCGCGGCGGCGGCCAGGGGGGCCACCCGCTGGGGCATGGACAGGGCCACGGCCAGGGCCGCGGCCATGAGACCGAAACGAAGGGCCACCGAAAGCACGGTGAAGGCCTGCCCCCGGCGCTGGGCCGGGTCCAGGGCCCGCGGCAGAAGCCAGGCCATGGCCAGGAAGTTGCCCGCCGAGGCCAGGGCGCCCAGGGCCACGCCCCGGGCCCAGGAGGCTTGGCCGATCAGGGTGAGGATGAGGGCCGCGCCCAAAGCGAAAAGCAGCGCGCGCGTGATCACCTGGCGCAGAAACACGCCGGTGGGGCCGCTACTCTTGATCGCCGTTGCGCTCAACTTTATCTTCCTCGGGCTCCAGGTCCACCTCGGATATTTGGCGGTAGACCGTGTATCCTCCCCCGGCGATGCCCAGGAGAATGAAAACCGTGATGAAAACCGCTTTTGCGCCCAGCCACTCTCCCAGCCAATAGCCCACGAACAGGCAAAAGAG contains:
- the ccsB gene encoding c-type cytochrome biogenesis protein CcsB, which translates into the protein MSTTLHWITLIAYVVGSLISLGFLIRQRQGLYRMGLALLWVGFGLHTLALAAAWVEGGVLPATSLRQSLDVFSWALMGAVLVVNLSLEVKILGALVGPICVLLMLAASVLPAVPVVKTAAFKSAWVIVHVVSIMAGYGLLALTCLGGVLYLAQDRALRAKTMGPVFKRLPSLSRLDSLSQSSLLAGFLLMTIGLISGAVYAQMALGSYWRWDPKEVWALITWLLYAALLHTRLVQGWRGRRGAWLSVAAFAALVVTFLGAGLLMPGYHSFSSMADLGGPRP
- a CDS encoding precorrin-2 dehydrogenase/sirohydrochlorin ferrochelatase family protein — translated: MPFYPALLDLSGRLVLLVGGGRVAARKLASLLEAGARVRLVTPALCQEARELAGLEGVELIERGFEPGDVEGAWLVISATDDEDLNRSVAVAAEAARVFVNVVDVPPMCSFIVPAVVRRGELTLAVSTGGASPAAARRLRQGLQAQFGPEWADYLAILRAARQKLTAQGRPAAENRPLFYQLVDSQLMERVRAGDAAGVDEVMRAVLGPGFTLKELGQSLGRDAAREREGA
- a CDS encoding AAA family ATPase encodes the protein MAIITVSKEFAAGGRELARRLAGELGLRLVGREVLAELAKKLDMSEGEVELMHRGQENNLFKLVDEVFLHTVRRIAQKPEAALDDERYYAAVSEFVKGVAAQGDAIIVGWGGQYILADDPGAHHFRVVAPPAARAARLAKRENLSPEQAEAECRRQDGISASYVKHFFKRSWDDATAYKLVINHGALGYDLDRAIKIIQAAL
- a CDS encoding ATP synthase F0 subunit B, yielding MKALHLMTALALVALALLLGWAEPALAAKHHVVPTWKVWWDWGWKIVNFLVLAFLIYKMAKKPLKEFFAGSRAKVAAELEEVNQAKAEAEAQLKLIQEKTATMAQELAGYEESLGQLAERDRQRMIEEAREASEMIMERAGLQADMALHHARRELAHEIVELAAELAESKLKEAVGKQDQDSFLDKFTSGALTARSGAL
- a CDS encoding ATP synthase F0 subunit B, encoding MISINATLLVQIINLLVLIFILNRLMYKPISKMVAERTATLKGGLAEAVSLRAQAADTKADYKRQLDEGRLKVRERLDEVRRKTEGEARQVIDQAQAKAKDQTDQMVANIHKEMEQARGEIRAQAEGVAKQMAGRILGREVA
- the atpE gene encoding ATP synthase F0 subunit C codes for the protein MAIEGADLVRAAALMGAGIAMGLGAIGPGVGEGFAAGKACEAIGRNPKEAGLLTRTMLVGQAVSESTGIYSLVVALLLIFVV
- the atpB gene encoding F0F1 ATP synthase subunit A, with the translated sequence MNELTHIPHWYLNLGGMRLEFNAETLIMSWIVMAVLVAFGFMATRKLSFLPGSWQTLGEVMVNAFQGLVADALDEHNRKYFPMIITIFLFIWLSNMLGVIPGLSEPTKDLNTPLAYGLLGFIISHYAGIKTKGIKAYLNEYIQPMFFMAPLNIIGELSKVVSISFRLYGNIMGGSIIILVVSDLVYSLVLPPALNAFFGLFVGTIQAFVFTMLTLVYISVQTK
- a CDS encoding ATP synthase subunit I, with protein sequence MSATAIKSSGPTGVFLRQVITRALLFALGAALILTLIGQASWARGVALGALASAGNFLAMAWLLPRALDPAQRRGQAFTVLSVALRFGLMAAALAVALSMPQRVAPLAAAAGLFTVQFTLLSDRLLGGRLLGITSESR
- a CDS encoding AtpZ/AtpI family protein; this translates as MLTRPPRAVWDHLALVMQVGLTFAGSVLFCLFVGYWLGEWLGAKAVFITVFILLGIAGGGYTVYRQISEVDLEPEEDKVERNGDQE